Sequence from the Streptomyces virginiae genome:
TCCCGTACATGTTGGACAGCGACGCAGTGTGGCCGTGGCGCTCGTACCAGCCCTCCAGCCGGGGCGCGTCCAGGGCCTCACCGCCGAAGACGACGTGCCGCAGGGCGGGCAGGGCAGTGGGCCGCGGCCGCTCCCGGTCGGCCTCGATCAGCTGGTAGAACGCGGACGGTGTCTGGTTGAGCACCGTGACCCGCTGCTCGGCCAGCAGGTCGAGGAAGGCTCCGGGGGAACGGCTGGTGGAGTACGGGACGACGACCAGGCGGCCGCCGTGCAGCAGCGGGCCCCAGATCTCCCACACGGAGAAGTCGAAGGCGTAGGAATGGAACAGCGTCCACACGTCCGACGGGCCGAAGCCGAAGTGCTGCTGTGCGGCGGTGAACAGCCGCACCACGTTGTGGTGGGTGACGACCACGCCCTTGGGCCGGCCGGTGGAGCCGGAGGTGTAGATGACGTAGGCCGGGTGGCGGGGGTCGTGCTTCGTGCGCGGGGCGGTGTCGGGCAGGCCGGCCTGCGGCTCGTCGTCAAGGAGGACCAGGGCCGTGCGGTCGGGGGCGACGACCCGGGTGGCGGCCGTCGCGACGATCACGGACGGGCCGGCGTCGGCCAGCATGGACGCCAGCCGCTCGGCCGGGTAGTCCGGGTCCAACGGCAGGTAGGCGGCGCCGGTCTTGACCACCGCGAGCAGGGCGACGACCAGGTCGGCGGAGCGGGGCAGGGCGAGCGCGACGGTACGCTCGGGGCCGGCGCCGCGGGCCGTGAGCAGGTGGGCGAGGCGGTTGGCCCTGGCGTCGAGTTCGCGGTAGGTGAGCTGCCGGTGGCCGTCGACGACGGCGACGGCCTGCGGGGTTCGGGCGGCCTGCGCCTCGAACAGGGCGGGCAGCGTGGTGGGACGGTCCGGGGTGGACGGCTCGTGGGCGGACGGCTCGTCGGTGGACGGCTCGTCGGTGGACGGCTCGGGCACGAACGCCTCGCCGGCGGCCTGCACGTGCTCGCCCGGGGCGAGGACGTCCAGCCGGCCGCCGGGCAGCGCGGGGTCGGCGGTGGCGAAGGAATGCAGCAGGGCGGTGAAGCGGGCCAGGTGGGCGGCGACCTCCTCCTCACGGTGGCGCAGGGCGTCGGCTTCGACATCGATCCGCAGGCCGGCGCCGCCGGGACGCTCGTACACCGAGAACTTGAGGTCCTCGACGGGGCCGGTCGACACCGGGTGGACCTGCGCCTCGATGCCTTCGAAGTCCAGGCCGTGGTCGAACGGCATGATGTTGGCGACGATCGAGTGCAGGGGGCGGTCCTGCGCCAGCAGCCCCAGTTCGCGGCGGAGTTCGGCGTACGGGTAGCCCTGGTGCAGCAGCACCTCGGCGACCCGGTCGCGGACCTCGGTGACCAGGCCGGTGAGGTCGGTGTCGGGCCGGGCGGGCACCCGCAGCGGCGGCACGTTGGTGAGCATGGCGGGGGTGCGGCGGGCTCTGCTCGAGCGCCGGTTGGTGACCGGGAGCCCCAGTACGGCCTCCCCGGCGCCGGTCAGGCGCCGGGTGTAGAGGGCGACGGCGGCCAGAGCGGCCACCTGCCAGCCGGTCTGCGCGGTGCGGGCGAGCGCGTCGAGGCCCTCCTGGACGGCCGCGGGCAGGAACACCGTGCGGCGCAGCGGCACGGCACCGCCCTCGGCAGCCGCCGGGGCGTCGCCCCGGGCGACGGGACCGGTGCCCAGGGTGGGTGCCTCCGGGCGGTCAGCCCAGGAGGTGAGCCAGTACGCGCGGTCGCGGGCGTGGCCGCGCGAAGCACGGTAAGCACTCTCGGCGTCGACCAGGGCGGCGAGGTCGTCGGCCTCGGCCGGCGTGCCCGCGCCGTTGTAGGCGTCGGCGACGCGCCGGGCCACCAGGCGCAGCCCGTAGCCGTCGAGCAGCAGGTGGTGGACTTGCTGGAACCAGCGGTGGCGGCCGGGGCCGAGGGTGAACAGGACCTGGTCGAACAGCGGTCCTTCGCCGTCGACCGCCATCGGGGCGGCCAGCTGCCGGCGGATCAGGTCGTCGGCGGCGGCCTCGGGGTCGGGTTCGGCGCTGACGTCGACGTGGCGCAGCTCCCAGGCCGACTCGTCCGCGGGGACGACCCGCTGGCGCACTTCGCCGTCGGCGCGGGTGTGGAAGCGCAGGCGCAGGGACTCGGTGGCCTCGACCGCGGCGCGCACGGCAGCGGTGAACCGCCCGGCGTCCAGCGGGCCCGTCAGCTCGACGTACTCGCCGGTGTTGAACGCCGTGTTGTGCGGGTCCCTGGCCTGGGCGAACCAGACACCGAGCTGTGCATCGGTGAGGGCCATGGACGCGACCTTGGCACCACTCATCTCTTCCCCTCCTGTCGAGCCGGCCGCCGCGGCCCGACGGGCCGGGGGCAGGCGCAGCCGACCACTGGGGTCGACGAGATCGAATTGCATGCTGACCCGGGTGCTTGACGGACGGCTGACGCGCCTGACGTGAGCGGGTGGGGCCGACGGGCGGTCAGCGGGTTCGCCGCAGCCCGATCTCATACGCGTAGACCACCGCCTGGACGCGGCTGCGCAACCGGAGCTTGCCCAGCAGGTTCTGCACATGGGACTTGACGGTGTGCTCCGAGAGCATCAGCGCACCGGCGATCTCCGCGTTGGACAGGCCGCGGGCGATCAGGTCCAGCACCTCGCTCTCCCGGGCCGTCAGCTCGTCGGGGTCGACGTCGGAGACCTCGGCGCGGCGGAATCCTCCGTCGTCGGCCGTCCGCCGGGACGGCCGACGGCTCAGGTGGTAGCCGGCGGCGGCCATCCGCACCGCGGCGGCGAGGTCCGCGGGCGTCACCGTCGCGGGGAGGCAGCCGTTCAGATGGGGGCCGGGTTCGGCCGGCTCCGGGCCGCCGACGGCCAGCAGCGGTGTCCCGCCGGGGTCCTGGCTTCCGGGCAACCCGATCAGCTGCGGGTCCGGCACCCCGTGGAGCACCATGACGTCGGGGCAGCTGATCCTCAGGTCTGCCAGGGCCCGGGGGCCGGGTTCGCCCTCCGCCGCGACCACGACCCCGGGCTGGCTCTCCAGCAGGGCGCGCAGGCCGGCCCGGGCGAGCGCGTCGGGCCCCAGCAGGAAGACCCGGACGGTGTCCGCACCGTCGGGCGCGGGCTCCTCGGACCGAACGAGGTCGTCGTGGGCCGGCGCCCACGGGTACGCGGCCGGCGGCGCGGCCCGGTCCGCGAGCGGGGGCAGGAGGGTGTGGCGGCTGCTGCGGGGCCGGGCCGGCCCGGCTCCGCCGGGCAGGACCCGCAGCGCGGCGGTCCCACTGGATGCGGGCCAGCCCTGTGCTCGCCGTTCCATCCTCACTCCCAACGTTCGCGGTGTCCGTGTTCCAGGGGCCGCCGCAGGTGCGGAGCGTCCTCCCGAAAGCAGAAGGTAGCCGTCGGCGGGGCGCCGGCGCCGGTTCCTCAAGCGCGTTTCAAGCGATTCGCCAATGCCGTCCCAGCAGGAAATTCAGAGGCTTCGACGGGATTTCACCGAGCCATTTCTGATGCTACGTTTCCTGGCCATGAACACTGAATCCGAGAACCCGCTCATGACCAAAGCAGGACTGCGCTCCCTGATCGCCGACAGCATGGGGCTGAGCGCCGACGAGATGCCGGGCGACGACGAGGACCTCGTCGACTACGGCCTGCACTCGATCGCGGTCATGCAGGTCGTGAGCCTCTGTCAGCAGAGCGGCATCGAGGTCGCGTTCCCCGAGCTCATCGCCACGCCGACGGTGGACGCCTGGTGGCGGGCCCTGTCTGCGGCCGACCGCGCGGCAGCCTGCTGATCGGACCCCGCCGCCCCCGCCCCCGGCGCGGAGTGCCGCGCCCCACGCTCGCTTGAGAGCCGTTGGAACCCCGCTGGGAGGGCGGTCGCGAAAATGCGACCGCGGCCGCCCGCCCGGATATCGTTCTGCTCTCCGGGCACATTCACCGATCATCCCGCCCCATTTACTCACTGCCCCCGCACCGAACCTTCGGACGGAGTCGTCATGGAATTCGGAGTCAATTTCTTCCCGGTCGTGGACCCGGAACGGAAAACTGCCGCCGAGTATTACGCCGAGAGTCTTCGGCTGGTCGAACTGGCCGAGTCGCTCGGCTATGAACACGCACAGATCGTCGAGCACTACGGCTCCCCGTACGGCGGCTACAGTCCCGATCCGGTGGCGTTCCTGGCCGCCGCCGCCGCGCGGACCAGCCGCATCCGGCTCGCGACCGGCGCCGTCATCGCCGCCTTCACCCACCCCGTCAAGCTCGCCGCCAACCTGGCGATGCTCGACAACCTCTCGCACGGCCGCCTCGACGTCGGCTTCGGACGGGCCTTCCTGCCCGACGAGTTCGAGGCCTTCGGCGTGCCGATCGAGGAGAGCCGCTCCCGTTTCGACGACGGCATCGCGGCCTGCATCGCGCTGTGGACCGAGGAGAACACGGTCTTCGAGGGCGCCGTCCACCGGTTCGGGCCCTTCACCGGCTTCCCCCGCCCCTACCAGCAGCCCCACCCGCCGGTGTTCGTCGCCTCCGCCAGCAGCCCGGACTCCTGCGCGGCAGCCGGCCGGGCCGGCCACCACCTCCAGGTCGTACCCTCGGTGACCACCCGTCAGGGCCTGAAGGAGATGATCGAGGGCTACCGGCAGGCACGCGCCGAGGCCGGGCACCCGAGCGGCGGGCGGATCCAGGTGAAGTACACCTGCTACGTGTCCGAGGACCGCGATCTGGCGCTGGCGGACGCCCGCGAGCAGGAGCAGAACTACGTGTCCCGGATGGCCGAGGCGGTCTCGTCCTGGGCGCACACCCGCAGCAGCCAGTACCCCGGCTACGAGCGGTTCGTGGAGAAGGCCCGCGGTTACGACTTCGACCGGGCGCTCACCGACGGCAAGGTCCTCGCCGGCACCCCGCAGGACGTCACCGAGCAGGTCCGCGAGATCGCCGCCGAGTACGGGTCGGACCTGTGCCTGAGCCTGCAGTTCAGCCCCGGCCACCTGCCGTTCGAGCGGGCCGCGCGGGCCATGGAGCTGTTCGCCCTGCAGGTCGCCCCCTCCTTCACCGGCCGGGCCGGTGCGGCCGCCGGGGCGGAGGCCGTCGCGGTGCCGGCAGCGGGCTGAGCCGGACCCCGGGGCCCCGCCGGCGGCAGCACGCGCCGGCGGGGCGGCACACCAGGGCACATCGCGACACGAGACGGACACGAGGAGAAGAGGAGAAGGGGACATGGCCCGTACAGCCACCGGCCTGGACGCCGAGGCCGCCGTCGTGGGGCTGGGCGCCTGGGGCGCCTGCGCCCTGTGGCAGCTGGCCCGGCAGGGGGTCGACGTCATCGGCATCGACCGCTACGGCATCGGCAACGTGCACGGTTCCTCGTACGGCGAGAGCCGCATGTTCCGCACCGCCTGCCTGGAGCACCCGGGCCTGGTCCCGCTCGCGCAGCGCTCGCGCGAGCTGTGGGCCGAGCTGGAGGAGCAGACCGGCCGGGTGCTGATGGAGCGGACCGGGGCCATGCTGATCGGCCCGCCGGACGGGCGCATCGTCGGCGGCGCGCTGCGGGCGGCCCGCGAGCACCGGCTGGACATCGAGCTGCTCGACCCGGCGAGCATGCGCGAGCGGGTCCCCGCGCATGCCGGGCTGCCGGACGACCATGTGGGCGTGCTGGAGCCGGCCGGCGGGCTGACCTACCCCGAGCACACCATCGCCGCCGCGGTCGACGCGGCGCGGGCGGCCGGGGCCCGGGTGGTCACCGACACCCGGGTCACCGCGGTCGAACCCGGCAACGACGGCATCGTGGTGCGCACCGCGTTGCGGACGCTCCGTGTCGCCCGGCTCGTGGTGGCCGCGGGCCCGTGGCTGTCCCAGCTGGTGCCGGGGCTCCCCCTCGACGTGCTGCGCATGCCCACGACCTGGTTCACCCCGGCCGAGCCCGATCCGCGGTTCACCCTGGAGCGGCTGCCGGTGTTCATGCGCGAACTCGCCGACGGGAACGTGATCTGGGGCCACGGCACCCTGCCCGGCGGCACCGAGGTGAAGCTCGGGCTGGAGGACGGCGGACGCCACTTCCGCGTCGTCGACCCCGAGAACATGGACCGCTCGGTCTCCCCCGCCGACTGGTCGGTGCTCTCCCGCATCCTCCCGGCGGCCGTGCCCGGCCTCGGCGACACCCCCTCGCGGGCGACGGCCAACCTGTACGCGCGCACCCCCGACGGCCAGTTCCTCCTCGGCCCGCTGCGGCACGACCCGCGGATCATCGTCGCGGGCGGGTGCAACAGCCACGGTTTCAAGCACGCGACCGGGATCGGCGAGGCCGTCGCCGACATGGTCCGCGGCAGGACCCCGGCCGTCCCGCTCGGTTTCGCTGACCCGAACTCCCTGCGCTGACGCCCCGGCACCCGTCCCACGACCCCATCCGGACGCATAGGTGAGGAAAGATGCAGTTCCGCATTCTCGGCCCTGTAGAGATCCACGACGAGCGGCGCGGCCTGCGGATCGTACCCACGGGCTCCAAGCAGCGCGTCCTGCTCGGCGCCCTGGTCGTGAAGGCCGGCCATCTGGTGTCGTACCACCGCCTGATCGACGAGTTGTGGGGCGAACACCCGCCGGCGAACCCGGCCAACGCCCTCCAGGCCCACGTCGCCCGGCTCAGGAAGCTGTTGGAGGACGCCGGATCGACCGGTCAGGAGCGGATCGACACCCACGCGCTGGGCTACCAGCTGCACACCGGGCCGGACGCGACCGACGCCGGCAGGTTCCACCGGCTGTGCGCCCAGGGCCGGGCCGTGATCGCCACCGACCCCGAGCGGGCCGTCCACCTGCTGCGCCAGGCACTCGCCCTGTGGCGGGGGCCCGCGTTGCAGGGCAGCCTCGGCGGGGACATCTGCCTGGCGGAGGCCGCCCAGCTGGAGGAGAACCGGCTGGTCGCCCTGGAAACGCTCTACGAGGCCGGCCTGCGGGCGGGCCTGCACCACGAGATCACCGGCGAGCTGGAGGAGCTCATCGGTGACAATCCGGTGCGGGAGCGGTTCTACGAGCTGCTGATGGTCGCCCTCCACCGCTGCGGCCGGCAGGCGGAGGCGCTCGGCACGTACGAGCGGGCCCGGACGCGTCTGGCCGATGAACTCGGGGTGGAACCCGGTCCGGCGCTGCACCGACGGGTCCGGTCGATCCTCAGCCCCGGCCGCGAGCAGCCGGCCCCCGCTGCGGCGCGCTCGGCGGCGCCGATGGTCCGCTCCCTCCCGCCACGGCCCGACACCGCTGGTCGGCGGGCTGCATCGACGGCTCCCCGGGGCGGGGCCGTCGTCCTCGACCTCGGCGACGAACTGGCGCGACTGCGCAGGCGGTTGGAGAACCTGACCCGCGAGCAGGAGGACCTGGCCCGCCGGATGGACCAGCTCACCGCCCGCACCGCGGCCGCCCGCTGACCCCAGCCGGCGCCCCGGCGGCGCGGGCCCGCGCGAGGCCCGCACCGGCGCCTGCTCAGTCCCGCTCCAGCAGCAGCGTCCGGCCCGCCGACCTGCGCATCCGGCGGTCGTGCGTGACGGTGACCACCGGGCCGGGGAACTCGTCCAGCGCCGTCTGCAGGTCTTCGATCAGCGGCAGGCTCAGATGGTTGGTGGGCTCGTCCAGCAGCAGGACGTGCGGACGCATCGCCACCAGCCTGGCCAGGTCGAGCCGCCTGCGCTGACCGGCGCTCAGCGCGCCGACGGGTACCTGGAGATCGGCCGGGCGGAACAGGCCCAGCTCCAGCAACTGCTCCGCCGCCTCGTCCTCGGTCGCGGCGATCACCTGTGCGTGCGTGCGCAGCAGCGGGACCCGGCCGGCCGGGTATTCGCTCTCCTGGGACAAGTGGCCGACCCGTACGCCCGGACGGGTGGCGACGGTGCCGGATCCGGGCTCCAGCTCCCCCGCGAGAATCCGCAGCAGCGTCGACTTGCCCGCCCCGTTCGGCCCCGCGACCACCAACCGGTCGGTGCCGGTCAGGGCGAGTTCGGGCAGCCGGATGCCCTGGGCCGTGCGGACGTCCCTGAGCTCGATCAGCGGGCCGGCCTCCTGCCCGGGCTCCGCGGCTCCCCGGCCCGCCCGGTCGCCGAGGCCGACCGCGGTGAAGCTCAGCGGGGCGGGCGGCCGCGGCACCGCCTGGAGTTCGAGCCGCCTGATCTCCTCCTTGGCGGCGCGGGCGGTGCGTGCCACCGCCGCCTGGGCTCCGGCGCCGCGCAGGTCGTAGTTCATCTTGGCGTTGTCGCGGGGCGGCCGGTAGTGCCCGGCGGCCCGGTCGGAGCGGTTGAGCCGGAGCTGGGCGGCGGCGAGCGACTCGGTCCAGTTCTCGTAGTCCGCCTCCCAGCGCCGCCGGGCGGCGGCCTGCGCGGCGGCGTAGTCGCGGTAGGTTCCGCCGTATCGGACCACCGACCCGCGCGGTCCGTCCAGGTCCAGCAGTCCGGTGACGGCGCCGTCCAGCAGGTCGCGGTCGTGGGAAGCGATCAGGCAGGGTCCCCTGAACTCGCGGAGCCACCGCGCGAGCCACTCGACGGCCTCGTCGTCGAGGTGGTTGGTGGGCTCGTCCAGCAGCAGGGCGGGCGGCTCTTGGAGGACGAGCAGGGCGAGACCGAGCCGGGCCCGCTCACCGCCGGAGAGCTGCCCGGCCGGCCGCTCGGACGGCAGCCGGTGCAGGCCGAGCGCCTGGAAGACCTCGGACGCCCTGGCCTCGAAGCGCCAGCCGTCGCGGGCTTCGAAGTCCTCCTGGAGCACGGCGTACTCGTCGAGGAGCGCGGCCGGCTCCGTGTCTTCGGCCGCGGCCATCAGCTGCTCGACCTCGTGCATCCGCGCCGCGATCCGGTCGATCTCGCGGCGGGCCTCGGCCAGGCAGCGGGCGAGGTCCCAGTCGGCGGGCAGGTCGGGTTCCTGGGAGAGGTAGCCGGGGGTGCCTCCGCCGAGGCCGACCCGGACACGGCCGCCGTCCGGGGCGTCGAGGCCGGCCAGAACCCGGAGCAGGGTGGACTTGCCGACGCCGTTGTCCCCGATGAGGCCGAGGCGTTCGCCGGCCGAGACGGTCAGCGAGATGCCGTTGAGGACAGTGCGGTCGCCGCGGATCCTGGTCACGGAGTCGGCCGCGAGATGGACGGTCGCGTCCGCCGCCCGTGCGGTTGCGATCATGCGACGCTCCTCTGGAGTTCGGTGGGGCGCGCTCGGTGGGGCGCGGCCCCGGCGAGGGGGAGCGCGGCGGAGAGGGTCCCGGGGGCGAGCAGCGGGACGGGGTTCCCGGGGTGGATGCTCGCGCGCAGGGCGGAGGGCCGCCAGGGGAAGCCCGTGTGCAGCCTGAGCGCGGTCATCGGGGTGGCCCCGTCCTCGACCGCGAGGGAGACCAGCACCCCGGGCTCGGGTTCGAGTTCGAGCAACCACCAGGTTCCCGACGGGTCGTCGGCCGGCGGTTCGAACGCGGCCACCCCGCCGTTGTCGGACAGCACGAAGCCGAACGAGTCGAAGGGCAGTCCGAGGCCGAGTCCGCGCGCCTTGGCGTAGGCCTCCTTGAGCGTCCACAGGCGCAGCACCGTTCGGTCGTACACCTCAGCGGGTGTCCGGGCCAGCTGGACGCGCTCGCCGGGGGTGAAGCTCTCGGCGATCCCGTCCAGTGCGCGGCTGCTCACCCGGTCGAGCCGTTCGACGTCGACCCCGACCCGGCGTCCCCGGCCGACCGCGATCGCGTTGTATCCGCGGGCGTGCGAGAGGTTGAAGTCCAGCGGGCCCTGTGCGGCGGGCCAGCCGCCCTCGGGCGGCCGTACGGAGGGCCGGCCACGCTCGGACCTGCGCAGCTCGATCAGCGCCTCGGGGACACCGGTCTCGAGCGAGAGCAGGCGCCGCACGAGGACGTGTGCCACGAGGTACTGGCGGCGGTCCCGCTCGAAGATGAACCGGTCCGCGGTCGCCTGTTCGTGCTCGTCCAGCCAGTGGCCGGCCAGGGCGGTGGCGGTGCCCGGCCCGAGGTCGTCGTTGGCGCACACCCAGAGCCTGACCTCGCCTTCGGCGGGCCGCCGTGCGCCTGCGGCCGCCCGCGCGCTCATCGCGCCGCTCCCGTCGCCGGGCGGCCCGCCGTCGCGGTCCGGACCTGTTCGGTGATCAGCCGGACCATCTCGGCGGGGCGGCTGCGGAAGTAGAAGTGATCGCCGTCGAAGAGGTGGAGGCCGAGGAACCGTTGCGCGTACTGCTCCCAGGCGGCCAACCGCTCGGGCGAGACCACCACATCGTCGGCGCCGCCGAAGACGGACAGCGGGACGGACAGCGGCGGCGTGTGCGGCCGCGGGCTCCAGGTCTCCACCAGCCGCAGGTCGTTGCGGATCATCGGAGCGAACAGCTGCCAGATGTCCGGGTCTTCCAGGACCTCGGGCGGGGTGCCGCCCATCCGTGCCAGGTGCCGGCGGAGTTCGGCGTCGGGCATGCGGTGGCGGTTGTCGGTCGGGAGCGGCTGCCGCGGCGCGCCGCGGGCCGACAGGCCGAGCCATGCGGGGAGCGGCAGCCCCTCGGCGGCCAGCCGGTTGGTGAGCTCGTAGGCGGCCAGGCCGCCCATGCTGTGGCCGAAGAAGGCGAACGGGCGGTCCATCGCGAGCACGATCTCGTCGTGGAAGAAGTCCACCAGCCGTTCGGCGTCGGCGCAGGCCGGCACGTCGGTCAGTCGGCCTCGGCCGGGGGCGTCCAGCAGGTGGATCTCCCAGTCGGCCGGGAAGTGCGTGATCCAGTCGCGGTACACCAGGTGGGAGCCGCCGGCGTGGTGGAACAGGAACAGGCGCAGGGCCGCTCCCGGGACCGGGCGGGGGCAGTGGCCCGCTCCGGCCGGCGGGCGGAACCTCAAGGTGTTGCTCGTCATCGCGTCTCCTTCGTGTGGTGCGTGGCGTCGCTTCAGGCGACGGCCTGGCGCGGGCGGGCCGCGCGGGCGGGCTCGGCGTCCCGCTTGATCTGCCGGACCATGCTGGTCAGCACGGTGCTCTCGCCGATCTCGGTGAACACCGCGTCAGGCTCGTCGAGCAGGGTGCGGACGGTCTCGTGCCAGCGCACGGGGTGGTCGATCTGCTGGAGCAGCAGGTCGGCGGCCAGCTCTGCGCGGTACGGCTGCGCGGTGCGGTTGGCGATCACGGGGAAGGCCGGTGGCCGGAGCCGGGCGGACCGGACCAGCGGGACGAGCGCGGCGGCGGCGGGCGCCATGTACCGGGAGTGGAAGGGGCCGCTGACGTCCAGTCGGCGGACCATGCGCGCGCCGGCGTCCTCCAGTACCTGGCCTGCTTCCTCCAGGTCCTCCAGCGGCCCGGCCAGGACGGTCTGGCTCGCGGTGTTGAGGTTGGCGAGGTCCAGCGTTGCGAATCCGGCGCGCAGGAGCAGGAAGCGCAGCTTGGTCTCGGTGAGCCCGACGACCGCGCTCATCCCTCCGCCGCCCACCTCGGCCATGGCCGCGGCGCGGGCCGCGACCAGCCGCAGGCCGTCGGTGAAGCCGAAGACCCCGGCGGCTTCCAGGGCGTTGTACTCACCCAGGCTGTGACCGATCGCGATGTCGGGGCGGGCCCCGTCCTCGACGGCCGCGCGGTGGGCGAGGGCGTTCACGGCGAACATCGCGGGCTGGGTGTAGCGGGTGTTGCCGAGCCTGCCCTCGGGGTCCTCCAGGCACAGCCGGCGCAGGCTGTAGCCGAGCGTGTCGCTGGCCTCGCGTTCGAGGTCGGGGAAGCGGTCGAGAAGCGTCCGGCCCATGCCGACGCGCTGCGCTCCCTGTCCGGGAAACATAAAGATCCGGGTCATCGTCGTGGCTTCCTTGCTCGGGGGGCGTTCAGGCGGGTACGGCTATGGGAAAGGCGAGCTCGGCCAGGGCCGCGAGGTCCGGGGCGGTGAAGAGCGACTCCAGGGGGAGTTCGCTGCCTCCGTCGTCGGCCACCCGGGCGGCGATCCGCAGCAGCTGGCGGCTGGTGACGCCCATCGCGAACAGGTCGTCGGCGGGGGCGAGCCGGTCCGGATCCGCCCCGGTCTCCTGGGCGACGATGCCGGCCATCCGCTCGAACGGCGTCGGCCCGGTCCCGGTCGGGCCGTCCGGCTGCTGCTCCTTCTCCGGCCGCGCGGATGCGGCGGCAGGCACCGGGAGCGGTACCCGGCGGACGGACAGCGGCACCGGCGGCAGCGGCCGGCGGCGCGGCACGGCGGACGTGGCGGGCACCGGGAGTTCGCCGCCGGCCGACCAGAGCGCCGTCAGCGCCTGCTGGTCCGCCGTCGTCCGGGCGGCCTCGACGGTGGCGCCGGTGCCGTCGCGCAGCACGCGCTCGGCGAGGGTGCGCAGCGCCCCGGCAGCCCGGCCACGGTCGGCGGCCACCGCCCCGCGGACAGCGCGTGCCCGGCGTCCTTCCCGCAGCGTACGGGCGACGGCGGCGAGGTCGAGACCGGGGTCGGCGTCCAGTTCCTCCGCGAGGGAGCGGGCCCAGCGGGCCAGGTTCTCCGGGTTGTCCGCGGACAGTACGAGGACCTCGGTCCCCTCGCTGACAGCCGTGTCGGCGTCGGCCGGTGCCGCGGTCGCGGCGGCCGGCGGCTCCTCGACCACGAGGCTGCCGTACGATCCGCCGCCCGCGAAGCCGTTCACCAGGGCCCGTCGGGTGCCGCCGGGCGCGGTGCGCCACTGGTCGGCGGACGGGCCGGCCAGGGCCACGGATCCGCGGTACGGGGCGAGTGCCGGGTTGGCGGCCGAGGTGAGTCGGGTCGGGTAGAGCCGGTCCCGGCGGAACTGGGCGATGAGCTTGCCGAGCTGGGCGAAGACGGAGGCTGCCTCCAGGTGGCCGGTGTTCGGTTTGACCGAGCCGACCGGCACGGGCCCGAGGCCCGCTCGGGCGCCGTTCCCGGCTCCGCTCGCACCCTCGACGTCAGCGCCGCCATCGACGCCGGCGGCGCCGAACAGCCGTCCCAGCGCAGTGAACTCGAGCGCGTCGGCCAGCGCCGCGCCGGCCGCCGCCGCCTCGACGTAGCCGATGTCCCCGGCCGTCAGCCGGGCGTCGGCGAGCGCGGCCCGCATCACCTGCTCCTGGCGGCGCGGGTCCGGGATCCCGAACTGGCGGGTCGTTCCCGAGTGCAGGAGCGCGCCGCCGCGCAGCACGGCGTGGACGGGGTCGCCGTCCTCCAAGGCACGGTCGAGGGGCTTGAGGAGGACCGCGCCGACGCCCTCCCCGACCAGCCAGCCGCTGGCCCGGTCGGTGAACGCGCAGGAGTCCTCCTGCTCGGCGACCAGTCCCAGCTCGGACAGCACGTCCAGGTGGTCCGGATGCAGCACCAGGTTGCTACCGGCCGCGACGGCGGCCTCGCACCGGCCGTCGGCGACGGCCCGGAAGGCCGCCTCGACGGCCGCGAGCCCGGAGACGCAGCCGGTGTCGATCACCAGGCTCGGGCCGGTCAGGCCGAACGCATGCGACATGCGGTGGGCGAGTCCGCCGCGGGTGGCGTGGGTGCCCGTCCGTCCCTCGGCCCGGGCCGCCACCCCGTGGAGCGCGTGGTCCTGCCACATCGACCCGACGAACACACCGACCTGGCCGGTCTGCGACAGCCGCTCGGGGGTGATCGCGGCATCCTCCAGGCAGTGTCGGGTGACCGTCAGCAGCAGCCGCTCCTGCGGGTCGACGGC
This genomic interval carries:
- a CDS encoding 4'-phosphopantetheinyl transferase family protein, with the protein product MSARAAAGARRPAEGEVRLWVCANDDLGPGTATALAGHWLDEHEQATADRFIFERDRRQYLVAHVLVRRLLSLETGVPEALIELRRSERGRPSVRPPEGGWPAAQGPLDFNLSHARGYNAIAVGRGRRVGVDVERLDRVSSRALDGIAESFTPGERVQLARTPAEVYDRTVLRLWTLKEAYAKARGLGLGLPFDSFGFVLSDNGGVAAFEPPADDPSGTWWLLELEPEPGVLVSLAVEDGATPMTALRLHTGFPWRPSALRASIHPGNPVPLLAPGTLSAALPLAGAAPHRARPTELQRSVA
- a CDS encoding thioesterase II family protein — translated: MTSNTLRFRPPAGAGHCPRPVPGAALRLFLFHHAGGSHLVYRDWITHFPADWEIHLLDAPGRGRLTDVPACADAERLVDFFHDEIVLAMDRPFAFFGHSMGGLAAYELTNRLAAEGLPLPAWLGLSARGAPRQPLPTDNRHRMPDAELRRHLARMGGTPPEVLEDPDIWQLFAPMIRNDLRLVETWSPRPHTPPLSVPLSVFGGADDVVVSPERLAAWEQYAQRFLGLHLFDGDHFYFRSRPAEMVRLITEQVRTATAGRPATGAAR
- the fabD gene encoding ACP S-malonyltransferase, producing MTRIFMFPGQGAQRVGMGRTLLDRFPDLEREASDTLGYSLRRLCLEDPEGRLGNTRYTQPAMFAVNALAHRAAVEDGARPDIAIGHSLGEYNALEAAGVFGFTDGLRLVAARAAAMAEVGGGGMSAVVGLTETKLRFLLLRAGFATLDLANLNTASQTVLAGPLEDLEEAGQVLEDAGARMVRRLDVSGPFHSRYMAPAAAALVPLVRSARLRPPAFPVIANRTAQPYRAELAADLLLQQIDHPVRWHETVRTLLDEPDAVFTEIGESTVLTSMVRQIKRDAEPARAARPRQAVA